A region of the Leptospira inadai serovar Lyme str. 10 genome:
ATCCGGATATGCTTTTGCAAATTTATTCGTCTTTGTCGAACCGGAAAGATCCGCATCCAGGACGACAATGTCCTTTCGTTCCGCTCCCAATTCGTGCAGAGCGTCTCCGTACCCGTCACGGGTAGCTTTTTGGTCGGTAGTGGAAACGGAAGGAGCTCCCATTAGCCTTTCAAAGCCTCCGCTTTGTCGGTTTTTTCCCAGGTAAAGGTTTCTCCGCTACGACCAAAGTGACCATACGCGGCCGTTTCGCGGTATTTTCTGCCTTTTTCCAGCAGTTTGAGCGACTCGGTGATTCCGCGAGGAGTGAGTTTGAAATTGGCACGAATTCGTTTTACGATCTCCGCCTCGGGCAGAGTTCCGGTACCGAACGTATCGACATGAACGGAAACGGGCTCGGCAACTCCGATCGCATACGCTAATTGAACCTCGCATTGCGAAGCCAGTCCGGATGCGACAACGTTCTTCGCGATGTAACGCCCCATGTATGCCGCAGAACGATCCACTTTAGAAGGATCTTTTCCCGAGAAGGCGCCTCCACCATGACGACCGTAACCGCCATACGTATCCACGATGATTTTACGGCCGGTCAATCCGGTATCCCCGTGAGGTCCGCCGATGATGAATTGCCCGGTAGGATTAATAAAGAACTTCGTGTCTTTCAAAAAGTTTGCCGGAATTACTTTCTTAATACATTCTTCGATAACGGTTTCTTCGATCGTCTTATGATTTACATCCGGAGTATGTTGAGTCGAAATAACGACGGTATCCACTCGAACGGGTTTTCCGTCTTTGTATTCGACGGTAACCTGGGATTTTACGTCCGGACGCAGCCAAGCGAATTTCTTTCCGTGTCTAAGCTGAGCAAGGTATTTGACTAGTTCATGAGAATAATAAATAGGCATCGGCATGAGTTCCGGAGTTTCGTTGATCGCGAAGCCGAACATTAGTCCCTGATCTCCTGCTCCTTGTTCCTTAAAGAGCCCTTCTCCCTCGGTAACTCCCTGAGAGATATCGGGACTTTGCGCGTGTATATGAGTCGATACAACCGCGAAATCGGCGTCGAATCCCATAGTAATATCCGTATAACCGATATCACGGATAACGTCCCTGGCAATTTCGGCAGCGTCCACTTTTCCTTTGCTAGTCACCTCGCCGGCAACTACAACGAGATTGGTTGTCACTAAAGATTCGCAAGCAACCCTTGATTTCGGATCCTGTGCGAGGTAAGCGTCGAGAATAGCGTCTGAAATTTGATCGCAGACCTTGTCGGGATGACCTTCCGAGACCGATTCCGAAGTGAAGATAAAGTCTTTCAGGGACATTAGGTTTAATTCCTACTAATTCTATCTTGGCGGGATTCACAATCCCGTCATAAAACTAAAAACCTCCGGAACCTGACGGTGTCAAGTGAATCCGACCCGGAAGTTTCCGGTCTTTCCCCTTGCAAGGCAAATTTAAAGCAATCGTTCGGAAATTGATTTGTAGGATTTTCCAGGAAAGAAAAAGCTTTTCCGAGATGAAAATTCGGGTTTCCGATATCAAGGTCAAAAATCGAATTCGCAAGGATTTAGGCGACCTCCAAAGTCTTCGCACTTCCATTCAAACTCTCGGCCTTTTGCATCCGATCATTATCGATTTAGACAATAAACTGGTTTCCGGGGAAAGACGACTCGAGTGTGTTAAGTCTCTTGGTTGGGAATATGTGGACGTTAGAATCGTGGACGTTCAAAGCAAAAAAGAACGAATCCTAATCGAGGCCGAAGAAAATAATGTCCGCTTACCTTTCTCCTCCGACGAGCAAGATAGAGTTCGCAAACTCCTGCAACGCTATTCTTACACGAGCTTTTTAGGAAGGCTTTGGGCTTGGTTATTGGATCTTTGGGACTGGTTCATGGACTGGATTTTCAGAAAATAATAATTCCGTTAGCCTCACTAAGGTGGAAGTCTCGGAATGTTCTGTTCCGAAATCTTTGCTCATTTCGGAACTTCAAAATTCATTATCCCGTAATTCAATTTCACCTAACTACAAGTAAAAGTCCTCGACTTTTACTTCGTTCATTCAATTTTTTATTGTGCAAAATCGGCGATCGAATTCCTTCTTTTTGCGCTGCCAAAAACCGCGAGAACAAAAAATTATTAATTCGATTTACAAAAACAAAACGGTTCCTTAGTGTGAGCAATCCATACCAAGGAGAGTCTCCCGAATGAAAAAGTCTTTGATTCTTATGGTGTCTGCAATTCTTGCGAGCTTTACTGCTTGTCACGGCGGATTACCATCTCTTAAAAGCTCCATCCCACTCCCAGATACCGGACTTAGCGCTCCGTCAGTTCCGGGTGTTGCCGCTCCAAAACCGATGTTAGGTTATTCTGAAACTGTTAACTACTGGGGATTCATTAAGCCTGGTCAAAAAAGTGACGGAATTGTAGACGGAAATAAAAAAGCATATTATCTATATGTTTGGGTTCCTGCTGCAGTTGCTGAAATCGGTGTTCGTATGATTTCTCCTACCGGTGAAATCGGAGAGCCAAGTTCTTCGGACATCGTGAGTGATAGCTTCAAAGCCGCTACTCCGGAAGAAAAAAGCATGCCGAACTGGTTCGATACTTGGGTCCGTGTCGAGCGTATGGCGGCAATTATGCCAGACCAAATCGACGCGGCTTCCAAAAAACCGGCGGTTCAAAAACTGAAAGACGATGATGACGGCGATGACACTTACCATGAAGAGCGTCACGCAAAATACAACTCTCTCACTCGGATCACCATTCCGAACATTCCAAAAAGCTTGGACGAGTTGAAAAACATCGACACTAAAAAACTTTTAGTTCGCGGTTTATATAGAATCGCTTTCACCACCTACAAACCAGGTGAAGTGAAAGGATCCTTCGTTGCTACGGTCGGCGTTTTAGGCGTTCCGGGAACTCCTGGACTTTCTCCGATCGTTCATTCCAATCCTGTTGAATTAGAAAAACAAGCTATTGCCGCGGAAGAAGCTCTTAAGAAAGCTCTTTCCGGAGCTAAAAAATAAGCTTCACTCTATATAAACAAATCGGACAATGCCGGAAAAACCGCCGAAAGGCGGTTTTTTTATGCCTACCGCATTCAGAAGACAGAGGTCAGAGGACTGAAGACAGAAGCTGCGCGATATTGGAAAAGTAATAGAGGACGGGGGAAAATCCACTCTTAGCATAAAAATCTTTCTATAGTACGTGGAAACGCCGCTTATCAATGTTCTGTCCTCAGTCTTCTGTCTTCCGTCCTCTGAAAGTCCTCTGTCTAAGAATAAAAAAAGAGAAGCAAGGATTTACCGTTGCTTAAATTTACGGTACTATAACCAAGTTTCACCGAAGTATTACGTAAATAAACGTACGTTCAATTCTAGACATACCGGGAGTGCTCCAATGATCGAAAACAATTATTTTGTCGAGAACGAAGATTTATCGCAACAAGTCCAGTCGGTAATCGATTGGAACGAAATAGTAGAATCGTTCGAACAAGGATTTAAAGACCACCAAGAATTCCAGCGCTCAGGGAAAGAGGAATTAGCGATGGCTCCGGGTTCCGTCCAAGAGGCCGTAGAATATTATAAATCTATACTAGAATCCGCAGGTGAAATTGCAGGTCTTGAAATAGCGCCGAAAGCAAAGGAAATGGATGCGGAAGGTTTAAAGTATGCCGATGGTAAGGTTACTTTCCCCCCGGCCATGATGGAAGGTCTAGCAAAAGTGAAAGAGGCCGGGATTTTACCGTACTCAATCGGACGAAAGTTCGGAGGATTAGGAATTCCAGCCACGATTCAAGCAATGCTTATGGAAATTTTTTCTAGAGCGGATGGTGCGTTTGCAATCGCAATCGGTTGCATGAATCTAGCGGAGACGATTGAACGCTTCGGATCGGAAGAATTGGTTCGGGAATACGTTCCAAAAATGGCAGCCGGAGACCTTTGCGGTGCTATGGCTTTAACCGAGCCTAACTACGGTTCCGATCTTCCCAATCTGCAAACTAAGGCAATCAAAGACTCTTCCGGAACATGGAGAATCACCGGAGCGAAACGATTCATCACTCACGGGTGCGGGTTCGGTACGATTCCTTCCGTAATTCTAACTCTTGCAAGAACCGGTAGCCCGACCAGCGGAGCGAGAGGACTTTCTTTTTTTCTTGTAAAAAGCAACGATGTTCAGATCGCCGGGATAGAAAAGAAAATGGGACTTCATTGCTCGCCGACCTGCGAAGTAGTCTATGAGAACTCGCCGGGAATTCTTATCGGAGAGGAAGGGTACGGTTTAGTACGATATTCGATGGCAATGATGAACGGCGCGAGACTTTCCATCGCCGCCCAAGCCCTGGGAATCGGAACCGCCGCCTACTACGAGGCCAAAAAATACGCCCAAGAGCGTGAGCAGTTCGGAAAGAAAATTCAGGATATTCCTGCCGTCAGAAAGATGTTGGAATCGATGGATAAGGAAATTGCGGCTATGCGAGCCATTTTGCAGGAGGCCTCCCGCTCTATCGATCTTTATCATTGGAAATCCGAACATCTCAAAGAAGCCGGAATGGATGAAAGAGAAATTAAGAAAGACGAAACGATTCGTAAATGGGAAAAGCTGGCAAACCTCTTCACTCCACTTTCGAAATACTATATCACGGAACAAGCCAACAAAATCGCTTACGATGGATTGCAAATCCACGGAGGTGCCGGATATACGTATGATTACGACATTTCTAGAATCGTACGGGACGTTCGAATCACCAATATTTACGAAGGGACCACGCAATTACAGATAGTCGCGGCAATCGGTGGCGTGGTTTCAGGTTTAAGCCCAAAAGGACATTTACGGCAGTATTTAGAGG
Encoded here:
- the metK gene encoding methionine adenosyltransferase; the encoded protein is MSLKDFIFTSESVSEGHPDKVCDQISDAILDAYLAQDPKSRVACESLVTTNLVVVAGEVTSKGKVDAAEIARDVIRDIGYTDITMGFDADFAVVSTHIHAQSPDISQGVTEGEGLFKEQGAGDQGLMFGFAINETPELMPMPIYYSHELVKYLAQLRHGKKFAWLRPDVKSQVTVEYKDGKPVRVDTVVISTQHTPDVNHKTIEETVIEECIKKVIPANFLKDTKFFINPTGQFIIGGPHGDTGLTGRKIIVDTYGGYGRHGGGAFSGKDPSKVDRSAAYMGRYIAKNVVASGLASQCEVQLAYAIGVAEPVSVHVDTFGTGTLPEAEIVKRIRANFKLTPRGITESLKLLEKGRKYRETAAYGHFGRSGETFTWEKTDKAEALKG
- the lipL32 gene encoding major surface lipoprotein LipL32; its protein translation is MKKSLILMVSAILASFTACHGGLPSLKSSIPLPDTGLSAPSVPGVAAPKPMLGYSETVNYWGFIKPGQKSDGIVDGNKKAYYLYVWVPAAVAEIGVRMISPTGEIGEPSSSDIVSDSFKAATPEEKSMPNWFDTWVRVERMAAIMPDQIDAASKKPAVQKLKDDDDGDDTYHEERHAKYNSLTRITIPNIPKSLDELKNIDTKKLLVRGLYRIAFTTYKPGEVKGSFVATVGVLGVPGTPGLSPIVHSNPVELEKQAIAAEEALKKALSGAKK
- a CDS encoding acyl-CoA dehydrogenase family protein — protein: MIENNYFVENEDLSQQVQSVIDWNEIVESFEQGFKDHQEFQRSGKEELAMAPGSVQEAVEYYKSILESAGEIAGLEIAPKAKEMDAEGLKYADGKVTFPPAMMEGLAKVKEAGILPYSIGRKFGGLGIPATIQAMLMEIFSRADGAFAIAIGCMNLAETIERFGSEELVREYVPKMAAGDLCGAMALTEPNYGSDLPNLQTKAIKDSSGTWRITGAKRFITHGCGFGTIPSVILTLARTGSPTSGARGLSFFLVKSNDVQIAGIEKKMGLHCSPTCEVVYENSPGILIGEEGYGLVRYSMAMMNGARLSIAAQALGIGTAAYYEAKKYAQEREQFGKKIQDIPAVRKMLESMDKEIAAMRAILQEASRSIDLYHWKSEHLKEAGMDEREIKKDETIRKWEKLANLFTPLSKYYITEQANKIAYDGLQIHGGAGYTYDYDISRIVRDVRITNIYEGTTQLQIVAAIGGVVSGLSPKGHLRQYLEDEMANFPSSALLSKVKEKLEINYGLYTSLESGDDKDEVAFELVESTARTVIGLLLERGANRLSGKQKETRLVLATGYNLDSMAILESNRIRIQNKKR
- a CDS encoding ParB N-terminal domain-containing protein; its protein translation is MKIRVSDIKVKNRIRKDLGDLQSLRTSIQTLGLLHPIIIDLDNKLVSGERRLECVKSLGWEYVDVRIVDVQSKKERILIEAEENNVRLPFSSDEQDRVRKLLQRYSYTSFLGRLWAWLLDLWDWFMDWIFRK